The Entelurus aequoreus isolate RoL-2023_Sb linkage group LG23, RoL_Eaeq_v1.1, whole genome shotgun sequence genome has a window encoding:
- the LOC133640602 gene encoding gastrula zinc finger protein XlCGF57.1-like isoform X1, which yields MCERTIAEYKEELSRTKEENKRLRQLLEAVFKKHQVVLHRTDVCEKYRPPEQQEGSSSMEQKRSQALHVKEEEPQPPHFRDEEKQRLSPHFIEEDKRHLISVKSEDDEVKGESEEKREAEPPSSSSTQHMTTEADGDHCGGSQADKLLAPLSDSEDTTSHSPDTDDEDSKDDKTCHTDNTHFTCSHCDKTFNDRSNMKRHMRTHTGEKPFSCSECDKSFVRNQSLKEHMRIHTGEKPFSCSICGKAFTQRPNFKAHMRIHTGEKKISCSHFTCSHCDKTFEYHCHLKSHMRTHTGEKPFSCSECGKSFAVSQILKVHLRTHTGEKPFPCSICGKDFTRRHDLKIHMRTHTGEKPFSCSECGKSFAVSRNLKVHMRTHTGEKPFLCSICGKDFTQKRDLKIHMTKHTGEKPFSCSECGKNFAVSTSLKAHKKTHTGEKHVSCSECGKSFAVSQSLKIHMRTHTGEKPFSCSICCKDFTQSSSFKAHMRTHTGEKPFPCSECGKSFVMNQYLKEHMRIHAGQKPFSCSVCGKAFTQSSSFKAHMRIHTGEKPFSCSECGKSFVKNVNLKVHMTTHTGEKPYSCSSCNKSFRYLKTLRAHMRTHTGEKVLSCSVCGERFSSKYQCKKHKCAGENSSSK from the coding sequence acgtctgtgaaaaaTATCGTCCACCTGAGCAGCAGGAGGGGTCCTCCAGTATGGAGCAGAAGAGGTCACAGGCCCTCCACGTGAAagaagaggagccacagcccccccactTTAGAGATGAAGAAAAACAGCGGCTGTCCCCCCACTTCATAGAGGAAGACAAGAGACACCTCATcagtgtgaagagtgaagatgatgaggtcaaaggtgagagtgaggagaagagagaggcggagcctccaagcagcagctcaactcaacacatgacaacagaagctgatggagaccactgtggaggatcacaagcagacaagctcttagctccactatcagatagtgaggacacaacgtcacactctcctgacactgatgatgaagactctaaagatgataagacatgtcacactgacaacacacacttcacatgttctcactgtgacaaaacttttaatGACCGTAGCAatatgaaaagacacatgagaacacacactggagaaaaacctttttcctgctcagaatgtgataAAAGTTTTGTAagaaatcaaagtttaaaagaacacatgagaatacacactggagaaaaacctttttcgtgttcaatctgcggtaaagcttTTACGCAAAGGCCcaatttcaaagcacacatgagaatacacactggagaaaaaaaaatatcctgctcacacttcacatgttctcactgtgacaaaacttttgaataccattgtcatctgaaaagtcacatgagaacacacactggagaaaaacctttttcctgctcagaatgtggtaaaagttttgcagtAAGTCAAATTTTAAAAGTAcacctgagaacacacactggagaaaaaccttttccatgttcaatctgcggtaaagattttactcgtaGGCacgatttgaaaatacacatgagaacacacactggagaaaaacctttttcctgctcagaatgtggtaaaagttttgcagtAAGTCGaaatttaaaagtacacatgagaacacacactggagaaaaaccttttttatgttcaatctgcggtaaagattttactcaaaagcgcgatttgaaaatacacatgacaaaacacactggagaaaaacctttttcctgctcagaatgtggtaaaaattTTGCAGTAAGTACAAGTTTaaaagcacacaaaaaaacacacactggagaaaaacatgtttcctgctcagaatgtggtaaaagttttgcagtAAGTCAAAGTttaaaaatacacatgagaacacacactggagaaaaacctttttcgtgTTCAATCTgctgtaaagattttactcaaagttccagtttcaaagcacacatgagaacacacactggagaaaaaccttttccctgctcagaatgtggtaaaagttttgtaatgaATCAATATttaaaagaacacatgagaatacacgctGGACAAAAACCTTTTTCGTGTTCAGTCTGCGGTAAAGCTTTTACTCAAAGTTCCAgtttcaaagcacacatgagaatacacactggagaaaagcctttttcctgctcagaatgtggtaaaagttttgtaaaaaatgtaaatttaaaagtacacatgacaacacacactggtgaaaaaccatactcctgttcaagctgcaacaaaagcttcCGTTACCTAAAAACTCttagagcacacatgagaacacacacaggagagaaagtgttgagttgcagtgtgtgtggtgaaagattctcttctaagtaccagtgtaagaaacacaagtgtgctggtgagaacagcagcagcaaatga
- the LOC133640602 gene encoding gastrula zinc finger protein XlCGF57.1-like isoform X2 — protein sequence MEQKRSQALHVKEEEPQPPHFRDEEKQRLSPHFIEEDKRHLISVKSEDDEVKGESEEKREAEPPSSSSTQHMTTEADGDHCGGSQADKLLAPLSDSEDTTSHSPDTDDEDSKDDKTCHTDNTHFTCSHCDKTFNDRSNMKRHMRTHTGEKPFSCSECDKSFVRNQSLKEHMRIHTGEKPFSCSICGKAFTQRPNFKAHMRIHTGEKKISCSHFTCSHCDKTFEYHCHLKSHMRTHTGEKPFSCSECGKSFAVSQILKVHLRTHTGEKPFPCSICGKDFTRRHDLKIHMRTHTGEKPFSCSECGKSFAVSRNLKVHMRTHTGEKPFLCSICGKDFTQKRDLKIHMTKHTGEKPFSCSECGKNFAVSTSLKAHKKTHTGEKHVSCSECGKSFAVSQSLKIHMRTHTGEKPFSCSICCKDFTQSSSFKAHMRTHTGEKPFPCSECGKSFVMNQYLKEHMRIHAGQKPFSCSVCGKAFTQSSSFKAHMRIHTGEKPFSCSECGKSFVKNVNLKVHMTTHTGEKPYSCSSCNKSFRYLKTLRAHMRTHTGEKVLSCSVCGERFSSKYQCKKHKCAGENSSSK from the coding sequence ATGGAGCAGAAGAGGTCACAGGCCCTCCACGTGAAagaagaggagccacagcccccccactTTAGAGATGAAGAAAAACAGCGGCTGTCCCCCCACTTCATAGAGGAAGACAAGAGACACCTCATcagtgtgaagagtgaagatgatgaggtcaaaggtgagagtgaggagaagagagaggcggagcctccaagcagcagctcaactcaacacatgacaacagaagctgatggagaccactgtggaggatcacaagcagacaagctcttagctccactatcagatagtgaggacacaacgtcacactctcctgacactgatgatgaagactctaaagatgataagacatgtcacactgacaacacacacttcacatgttctcactgtgacaaaacttttaatGACCGTAGCAatatgaaaagacacatgagaacacacactggagaaaaacctttttcctgctcagaatgtgataAAAGTTTTGTAagaaatcaaagtttaaaagaacacatgagaatacacactggagaaaaacctttttcgtgttcaatctgcggtaaagcttTTACGCAAAGGCCcaatttcaaagcacacatgagaatacacactggagaaaaaaaaatatcctgctcacacttcacatgttctcactgtgacaaaacttttgaataccattgtcatctgaaaagtcacatgagaacacacactggagaaaaacctttttcctgctcagaatgtggtaaaagttttgcagtAAGTCAAATTTTAAAAGTAcacctgagaacacacactggagaaaaaccttttccatgttcaatctgcggtaaagattttactcgtaGGCacgatttgaaaatacacatgagaacacacactggagaaaaacctttttcctgctcagaatgtggtaaaagttttgcagtAAGTCGaaatttaaaagtacacatgagaacacacactggagaaaaaccttttttatgttcaatctgcggtaaagattttactcaaaagcgcgatttgaaaatacacatgacaaaacacactggagaaaaacctttttcctgctcagaatgtggtaaaaattTTGCAGTAAGTACAAGTTTaaaagcacacaaaaaaacacacactggagaaaaacatgtttcctgctcagaatgtggtaaaagttttgcagtAAGTCAAAGTttaaaaatacacatgagaacacacactggagaaaaacctttttcgtgTTCAATCTgctgtaaagattttactcaaagttccagtttcaaagcacacatgagaacacacactggagaaaaaccttttccctgctcagaatgtggtaaaagttttgtaatgaATCAATATttaaaagaacacatgagaatacacgctGGACAAAAACCTTTTTCGTGTTCAGTCTGCGGTAAAGCTTTTACTCAAAGTTCCAgtttcaaagcacacatgagaatacacactggagaaaagcctttttcctgctcagaatgtggtaaaagttttgtaaaaaatgtaaatttaaaagtacacatgacaacacacactggtgaaaaaccatactcctgttcaagctgcaacaaaagcttcCGTTACCTAAAAACTCttagagcacacatgagaacacacacaggagagaaagtgttgagttgcagtgtgtgtggtgaaagattctcttctaagtaccagtgtaagaaacacaagtgtgctggtgagaacagcagcagcaaatga